The Paenibacillus sophorae genome has a segment encoding these proteins:
- a CDS encoding carbohydrate ABC transporter permease has translation MPLKKKNQWKEGRAAYAMILPAVLIIAAVALWPLLRSFWISLFDLRLNDPTRNAIHYSYSVNVEQYADRLPGLLRTVKREAGNARDGASPGLSVAQKKLEAVSGELEEDPAFRERLAQVNGLLDAFSPVPQELRFIPVDNAKAERLKAELQGIRKELIGLKADGSLERPDEVIGLTSALLDTFQAPNFVGLSHYKDLMSGRRLWESLGNTLFFTVFAVALEMLLGLLIALLLNRTFRGRGLVRAAVLIPWATPTAVSAMIWHYLYDGQNGIVAKLLYEAGLISDMGSLLSSGSMVMGSVIMADVWKTAPFVALLLLAGLQNIPASLYEAAWVDGGSRWKQFVHVTVPLLKPAFFVALMFRTLDAFRVFDLIYVLTGGGPANSTESVSIYAYKTMFSELDFGKGSALSVIVFVCVLLISMVYVKWLGADVVGRRAG, from the coding sequence ATGCCGCTTAAGAAAAAAAACCAATGGAAAGAAGGAAGAGCGGCATACGCCATGATTCTTCCCGCCGTGCTGATTATCGCCGCCGTTGCGCTCTGGCCGCTGCTCCGTTCCTTCTGGATCAGCTTGTTCGATCTCCGGCTCAATGATCCGACCCGCAACGCCATCCACTATTCGTATTCGGTGAATGTCGAGCAGTATGCCGACCGCCTTCCCGGTCTGCTGAGGACAGTGAAGCGGGAAGCCGGAAATGCCAGAGACGGCGCGTCGCCTGGTCTGTCTGTTGCCCAGAAGAAATTAGAGGCTGTCAGCGGAGAGCTTGAGGAAGACCCGGCATTTCGGGAAAGGCTCGCTCAGGTTAACGGGCTGCTGGATGCCTTCTCTCCGGTCCCGCAGGAGCTGCGGTTCATCCCGGTGGATAACGCAAAGGCCGAGCGGTTGAAGGCAGAGCTTCAAGGAATTCGGAAGGAGCTTATCGGACTGAAGGCAGACGGATCCTTGGAACGCCCGGATGAAGTCATTGGACTGACCAGCGCTCTGCTCGACACGTTCCAGGCTCCCAATTTTGTAGGTTTATCGCATTATAAAGACTTGATGTCGGGTCGGCGGTTGTGGGAGTCGCTAGGGAACACCCTCTTTTTTACCGTATTTGCCGTGGCGCTGGAGATGCTGCTGGGACTTCTGATTGCGCTGCTGCTTAACCGGACCTTCCGGGGACGCGGGCTGGTGCGTGCGGCGGTGCTCATCCCCTGGGCAACGCCAACCGCCGTATCGGCCATGATCTGGCATTATCTGTACGATGGGCAGAACGGCATTGTCGCGAAGCTGCTGTACGAAGCCGGGCTGATTTCGGATATGGGATCACTTCTATCTTCCGGCTCCATGGTTATGGGTTCAGTCATTATGGCGGATGTCTGGAAGACGGCTCCTTTCGTGGCTCTGCTGCTGCTTGCCGGTCTTCAGAACATTCCCGCTTCGCTGTATGAAGCCGCCTGGGTGGATGGAGGCAGCAGGTGGAAGCAGTTTGTGCATGTAACCGTGCCGCTGCTGAAACCCGCATTTTTCGTCGCGCTGATGTTCAGAACGCTGGATGCCTTCCGCGTATTTGATCTGATCTATGTGCTTACGGGAGGCGGCCCCGCCAATTCAACGGAATCCGTATCCATCTATGCGTACAAAACGATGTTCAGCGAACTCGATTTCGGCAAAGGCTCGGCGCTTTCCGTTATTGTCTTTGTATGTGTGCTGTTGATCAGCATGGTCTATGTCAAATGGCTTGGAGCCGACGTTGTCGGCAGGCGCGCCGGTTAA
- a CDS encoding sulfatase family protein, producing MKRKNILLMISHDTGRYLGCYGQSVETPAIDALAEEGVRFDNYFCPAPQCSPSRGSILSGLYPQRHGMIGLSHLGFSIDPEVTTLPMSLSEAGYETALIGFSHETIGEAGGDRTSSTYKLGYETVLPVPGDRAGDVAERVVSFLEEKAAGPQERPFFASVGFFETHRDFDEYAPVADPADEIVPPPYLPDTERVREDFALLHGSVKTLDQGIARIMSRLDALGLAEDTLVIYTTDHGIAFPRAKGTLMDAGLETALLMRYPGTLEGGQVNGHLLCNVDLMPTLLEFAGAEGPEDIDGVSFYRLLQNADGPSTRDHFFAELTWHDQYHPMRGVRTDQYKYIRNFEDGPSVYLPLDIHLSPSGREVREDYYKPNVPEELYDLKEDPLEERNLAGAPAYEKILTELRRKVEDWMKSGADRLLNGKVPGLAAPGWQEQYENGSAYRSKRG from the coding sequence ATGAAGCGTAAAAATATTTTGCTAATGATCTCGCATGACACCGGCCGGTATCTGGGCTGCTACGGACAATCGGTTGAAACGCCGGCTATTGACGCTTTAGCTGAGGAAGGGGTGCGGTTTGACAATTATTTCTGCCCGGCGCCGCAATGCAGCCCGAGCCGGGGGAGCATCCTTTCCGGCCTGTATCCGCAGCGTCATGGAATGATCGGGCTAAGCCATCTCGGCTTCTCCATCGATCCGGAGGTAACAACGCTGCCGATGAGCCTAAGCGAAGCCGGATATGAAACCGCGCTGATCGGCTTCAGCCATGAAACGATCGGCGAAGCCGGAGGCGACCGCACCTCATCTACATATAAGCTGGGATATGAGACGGTTCTCCCGGTGCCGGGCGACCGGGCAGGGGATGTCGCGGAGCGGGTCGTCTCTTTCCTGGAGGAAAAAGCGGCAGGGCCGCAGGAACGGCCGTTTTTTGCTTCGGTCGGTTTTTTTGAAACCCACCGCGATTTCGACGAATACGCGCCGGTGGCCGATCCGGCCGATGAGATCGTTCCGCCCCCGTATCTGCCCGACACGGAGCGGGTACGGGAAGACTTTGCGCTGCTGCACGGCTCGGTCAAGACGCTGGACCAAGGCATCGCCCGCATCATGTCCCGGCTGGATGCATTGGGACTAGCGGAAGATACGCTGGTGATCTATACAACGGATCACGGCATTGCTTTCCCCCGGGCCAAGGGCACCCTGATGGATGCAGGCCTTGAGACCGCTCTTCTTATGCGATATCCGGGAACACTCGAAGGCGGGCAGGTCAACGGCCATTTGCTCTGCAATGTTGATCTGATGCCGACCCTACTGGAGTTTGCCGGAGCGGAGGGGCCGGAGGACATCGATGGAGTCAGCTTTTACAGGCTCCTGCAGAATGCGGACGGGCCCTCTACACGCGACCATTTTTTCGCCGAGCTGACCTGGCATGACCAGTATCATCCGATGCGGGGCGTCCGCACCGACCAGTACAAATATATCCGCAATTTCGAGGACGGGCCTTCCGTTTATTTGCCGCTCGACATTCACCTCAGTCCCTCCGGCCGTGAGGTGCGGGAGGATTATTACAAGCCGAATGTGCCTGAAGAGCTGTACGACCTGAAGGAAGACCCGCTGGAGGAGAGAAATCTGGCCGGTGCCCCGGCTTATGAAAAAATACTGACGGAGCTGCGCCGCAAGGTGGAGGATTGGATGAAATCAGGCGCCGACCGGCTGTTGAACGGTAAAGTGCCGGGTCTCGCTGCACCCGGCTGGCAGGAGCAATATGAGAACGGCAGCGCGTACCGTTCCAAGCGGGGATAG
- a CDS encoding carbohydrate ABC transporter permease yields the protein MTIRKIKLGPIVLTVLFGALSLFFLLPLAWMMSAAAKTEKEVWTFPIQWIPEDWHFAENFRTVWMGDVSFGLFYMNSIKIALISTLATLIVSAMAGYALSKLEFTGKGLIFSAMMAFMMIPEQATLVPRYIMIKEMGLYDTHAALILMGMFSSYFTFLLRQFMIGVHNDLLEAAELDGAGFFRIFWSVMLPLSRPILATVGIIKFIWTWNDYQGPLIMLNSTNLYTIPLGMQFFKEEFGTTISVMMMASLAAIIPLLVLFLVLQKQVIQGISIGGVKG from the coding sequence ATGACGATACGAAAAATCAAGCTTGGGCCTATCGTACTGACGGTGCTGTTCGGCGCGCTCTCGCTCTTCTTCCTGCTGCCGCTGGCCTGGATGATGTCTGCAGCCGCCAAGACGGAGAAAGAGGTCTGGACGTTTCCGATTCAGTGGATTCCCGAGGATTGGCATTTTGCCGAAAATTTCAGGACCGTCTGGATGGGGGACGTCTCCTTCGGCCTCTTCTATATGAACTCGATCAAAATCGCCCTGATCTCCACGCTGGCTACGCTCATCGTCTCCGCCATGGCCGGCTATGCGCTGTCCAAGCTCGAATTTACGGGGAAGGGCCTCATCTTCAGCGCGATGATGGCCTTCATGATGATCCCGGAGCAGGCGACGCTCGTTCCCCGCTATATCATGATCAAAGAAATGGGCCTGTACGATACACATGCCGCGCTGATTCTGATGGGCATGTTCTCCAGTTATTTCACCTTTTTGCTGCGGCAGTTCATGATCGGGGTGCACAATGATCTGCTGGAGGCGGCCGAGTTGGACGGCGCCGGGTTCTTCCGCATCTTCTGGAGCGTCATGCTGCCATTGAGCCGTCCCATTCTGGCCACCGTCGGCATCATCAAGTTCATTTGGACCTGGAATGACTACCAGGGGCCGTTGATCATGCTGAATTCGACCAATCTGTATACGATTCCGCTCGGCATGCAGTTTTTCAAGGAGGAGTTCGGAACTACGATTTCGGTGATGATGATGGCTTCGCTCGCGGCCATTATCCCGCTGCTCGTGCTTTTCCTGGTACTACAGAAGCAGGTGATCCAGGGTATTTCCATCGGCGGGGTCAAGGGATGA
- a CDS encoding glycoside hydrolase family 13 protein → MKEIQKKWWHKSVIYQIYPRSFYDSNGDGVGDLQGIIQKLDYVKLLGADVIWLSPVYDSPNVDNGYDISDYYSISSEFGTMEDMNKLLLESSKRGIKIIMDLVVNHTSDQHPWFIEAKKSKDNPYRDYYIWRDPVNGKEPNELKSNFGGSAWQFDETTNQYYLHFYSKEQPDLDWENKKMRSSIWDMMNFWINKGIGGFRMDVIDLIGKDPDKQIKENGPKLHDYLQEMNRKTFGTKDLLTVGETWGATTEDGKLYSDPKRKELSMIFQFEHIQLDKIPGKQRWDLKKLELNELKQVLSKWQYALNEDGWNSLFWNNHDLPRIVSRWGNDREYRVESAKMLATLLHGMKGTPYIYQGEEIGMTNAAFESIEDYMDIETQNIYKERKAAGFREEDIMESLYMKARDNARTPMQWSNAKNAGFSSGKPWMKLNPNYPSVNVESALYDSDSVFYHYQKLIKIRKQNYTLIYGTYRLLDSEPNIYAYERILENKKLLIVCNFYEPEATFSYYPESHSAVNILISNYSHSSSDLKNITLRPYEAIIYEII, encoded by the coding sequence ATGAAAGAGATTCAAAAAAAATGGTGGCACAAAAGTGTTATTTATCAAATATATCCCCGTAGCTTCTACGACAGTAATGGCGATGGAGTTGGCGATTTACAAGGCATCATTCAAAAGTTAGACTATGTAAAATTATTAGGCGCCGACGTCATTTGGCTAAGTCCCGTTTATGATTCTCCCAACGTAGACAATGGCTACGATATTAGTGATTATTACTCCATCTCATCGGAATTTGGAACCATGGAAGATATGAATAAATTGTTATTAGAAAGCAGCAAGCGCGGCATTAAAATTATTATGGATCTTGTTGTCAACCATACCTCAGACCAGCATCCGTGGTTTATAGAAGCAAAAAAATCAAAAGACAATCCGTACAGAGATTATTATATCTGGCGCGATCCGGTTAACGGCAAAGAACCCAACGAACTGAAATCGAATTTCGGTGGTTCAGCGTGGCAATTTGATGAAACAACCAACCAATACTATTTGCATTTTTACAGCAAAGAACAGCCCGACTTGGACTGGGAAAACAAAAAAATGCGTAGCAGCATCTGGGATATGATGAACTTTTGGATTAACAAGGGAATTGGCGGCTTCCGTATGGATGTGATTGATTTGATTGGAAAAGATCCCGATAAACAAATAAAAGAAAACGGGCCTAAACTTCATGATTATTTGCAGGAAATGAATCGAAAAACGTTTGGAACCAAAGATTTGTTAACGGTTGGAGAAACGTGGGGCGCGACAACTGAAGACGGGAAACTGTACTCTGACCCCAAACGCAAGGAATTGAGCATGATCTTTCAGTTTGAACATATTCAGCTAGATAAAATTCCGGGCAAACAAAGATGGGATTTGAAAAAGCTAGAGCTCAATGAACTAAAGCAAGTGTTAAGCAAGTGGCAATATGCTTTAAACGAAGATGGTTGGAACAGCTTATTTTGGAACAATCACGACCTGCCCCGCATTGTATCGAGATGGGGGAATGACCGTGAATATAGGGTGGAGTCTGCCAAAATGTTGGCCACTTTATTACATGGAATGAAAGGAACCCCCTATATCTACCAGGGAGAAGAAATCGGCATGACAAATGCTGCTTTTGAGTCCATAGAAGATTATATGGATATTGAAACTCAAAATATTTATAAAGAACGAAAAGCAGCCGGTTTTAGAGAAGAAGACATCATGGAATCGCTCTATATGAAAGCAAGAGACAATGCCAGAACCCCAATGCAATGGTCGAATGCAAAAAATGCAGGATTTTCTTCAGGAAAACCATGGATGAAGCTTAATCCCAATTATCCTTCTGTTAATGTGGAAAGCGCTTTATATGATTCGGATTCTGTTTTTTATCATTATCAAAAATTAATCAAGATTCGTAAACAAAATTACACACTTATTTATGGGACCTATCGTCTTCTTGATTCGGAACCCAATATTTATGCTTACGAACGGATACTCGAAAACAAAAAGCTGCTTATTGTATGCAATTTTTACGAACCGGAAGCCACTTTTTCTTACTATCCCGAAAGTCATTCAGCCGTAAACATTTTAATTAGCAACTACAGCCACTCGAGCAGCGATTTAAAAAACATCACATTGCGTCCGTATGAAGCCATTATATATGAAATCATCTGA
- a CDS encoding sucrose-specific PTS transporter subunit IIBC, whose protein sequence is MTNHKFERASQQILAAVGGSENIISAAHCATRLRLVLKDESTVKAEELSNIDLVKGHFSNGGQYQVIIGAGTVNEVYHAFVELAGIKESSKDEVKKEADNKMNVVQRLVKLLSDVFVPIIPALVAAGLLMGINNVLTSSGLFFKDRSLVDVYPNITDLANMINVFANAAFVFLPILIGFSATKMFGGNPYLGAVMGMIMVHPDLLNAYGYGQAILNNKVPVWNVFGLEIEKVGYQGTVFPVLAASFILARVEKNLRKIVPSFLDNLLTPLLTVFITSFLTFTVVGGIMRSAGNLLADGMVWLYDTLGFFGGAVFGLILSPLTLTGMHHSLLPIDIQLIAAGGSFLLALVSCNNVAQGGATFAAMLLTKDEKMKSIAVSSGISALLGITEPAMFGVNLKMKYPFYAAMIGSAFGCAFVAFNHILNAAPGPAGLIGFVSIQAGSVLNFLIAVLISFVSGFVITIILSKSKKLNTELKRVSKSLPNNGSFIQNQIKTN, encoded by the coding sequence ATGACTAACCACAAATTCGAACGAGCTTCACAGCAAATTCTAGCTGCCGTTGGCGGATCTGAGAACATTATCAGTGCTGCGCATTGCGCGACCCGCCTTCGGTTGGTGTTAAAAGACGAATCCACTGTCAAGGCAGAAGAACTGTCAAATATTGATCTTGTAAAAGGCCACTTCAGCAATGGAGGACAATATCAGGTTATTATCGGTGCTGGTACGGTCAATGAAGTGTACCACGCTTTTGTTGAATTAGCAGGTATTAAAGAATCTAGTAAAGATGAGGTTAAAAAAGAAGCCGACAATAAAATGAATGTGGTCCAAAGGCTGGTGAAATTGTTGTCCGACGTATTTGTCCCGATTATCCCGGCACTGGTAGCCGCCGGTTTATTGATGGGTATCAACAACGTTCTAACATCCAGCGGATTATTTTTCAAAGATAGGTCTTTAGTTGATGTGTACCCGAACATAACCGATCTTGCGAACATGATCAATGTGTTTGCTAATGCAGCGTTTGTGTTCCTGCCGATATTAATAGGATTCTCCGCAACAAAAATGTTCGGAGGAAACCCTTATTTAGGAGCTGTCATGGGAATGATCATGGTGCACCCGGATCTTTTAAATGCATATGGATACGGGCAAGCTATTTTGAATAATAAAGTGCCGGTATGGAATGTTTTTGGACTTGAAATTGAAAAAGTGGGCTATCAAGGAACCGTGTTTCCTGTTTTAGCTGCTTCATTTATCCTGGCGCGAGTCGAGAAAAATTTACGTAAAATCGTTCCGTCTTTTCTTGATAACTTATTAACTCCGTTATTAACGGTATTTATCACAAGCTTTCTTACGTTTACTGTAGTTGGCGGTATAATGAGATCTGCCGGGAATCTTTTGGCTGATGGAATGGTTTGGCTGTATGATACACTTGGTTTCTTTGGTGGAGCAGTTTTTGGATTGATTTTATCTCCTTTGACATTAACGGGTATGCACCATAGTCTTCTTCCGATTGACATTCAGTTAATTGCTGCTGGCGGTTCATTTTTACTGGCACTTGTTTCATGCAATAATGTTGCCCAGGGAGGCGCGACATTTGCGGCCATGCTGCTGACAAAAGACGAAAAAATGAAAAGCATTGCGGTTTCTTCCGGAATTTCCGCCCTGCTTGGCATTACGGAACCCGCGATGTTTGGCGTTAACCTGAAAATGAAATATCCATTTTATGCCGCTATGATCGGTTCAGCTTTTGGATGTGCCTTTGTAGCATTCAATCACATTTTAAACGCAGCCCCCGGACCTGCTGGACTGATCGGGTTTGTCAGTATTCAAGCTGGCAGTGTGCTGAACTTTTTAATTGCCGTCTTGATTTCTTTTGTATCGGGATTTGTAATAACGATCATTTTGTCAAAATCAAAAAAACTGAATACAGAATTAAAGCGGGTGAGTAAATCGCTCCCTAATAATGGTAGTTTTATCCAAAATCAAATAAAAACGAATTAA
- a CDS encoding carbohydrate ABC transporter permease, with protein MNQKTGPLFYTAIAAFIGIVIFPFLWVLLASLKAPLYLYGEYAFSVKVPEYTLHNYISVFTNHPFGRYLLNSFTVGVLTMLLSISIAAFASYAVARLHFFGKTFFLGILLAVSMLPQIATLSPLFLFMQSTGLRNTYAGLVIPYTTYALPIAIWYMTTFFKQIPVELEEAAKVDGASLLGIFGRVLLPLVSPGLFTTAIIVFVDAWHEFLFALTINTKQSMMTVPVGIAMFQGEFTFPWGEISAATVTVTVPVVLLVLLFQRRIIAGLTSGAVKQ; from the coding sequence ATGAATCAAAAGACGGGTCCGCTGTTTTATACCGCCATTGCCGCTTTTATAGGGATTGTGATTTTTCCGTTTCTGTGGGTACTGCTTGCTTCATTAAAAGCCCCCCTGTATCTATACGGAGAGTATGCTTTCAGTGTTAAGGTCCCGGAGTACACGCTGCACAACTACATTTCCGTCTTTACGAATCATCCTTTTGGCAGGTATCTGCTGAACAGCTTCACGGTCGGTGTGCTGACGATGCTTCTTTCGATCAGTATTGCGGCCTTTGCTTCGTATGCGGTGGCAAGACTGCACTTTTTTGGAAAAACCTTTTTTCTCGGCATTCTGCTGGCCGTATCCATGCTGCCACAAATCGCCACATTGTCGCCGCTGTTTTTATTTATGCAGTCCACCGGTTTACGTAATACGTACGCCGGGCTGGTCATCCCCTATACAACCTATGCCCTGCCGATTGCAATCTGGTATATGACAACGTTCTTTAAGCAGATTCCGGTCGAGTTGGAGGAGGCGGCCAAAGTGGACGGCGCTTCCTTGCTGGGCATTTTTGGCCGGGTGCTGCTGCCGCTCGTGTCGCCCGGGCTGTTCACAACGGCCATTATCGTGTTCGTGGACGCGTGGCATGAGTTCCTATTCGCTCTGACGATCAATACGAAGCAGTCGATGATGACGGTGCCCGTCGGCATTGCCATGTTCCAAGGTGAGTTTACATTTCCGTGGGGAGAAATTTCGGCGGCGACCGTGACGGTGACGGTTCCAGTGGTGCTGCTCGTACTGTTGTTTCAGCGCCGGATTATTGCGGGCCTGACGTCAGGCGCGGTGAAACAATAA
- a CDS encoding FAD-dependent oxidoreductase yields MKSREIPLNTSYEVIVVGGGPAGCTAAASAAREGAKTLLIEATGNLGGMGTSGLVPAWCPFSDKEKMVYRGLAGKVFETLKAQMPHVKPEALDWVPIEPEKLKVVYDELVTEAGADVLFLTSLAEVETDGQGNVTAIVALNKGGLQAFRAPVYIDCTGDGDVAAWAGAEYRKGDSATGDLQPATHCFILGNVDEYAYLNGPLLHKENPRSPIHEAVASGRYPDVPDTHLCNNQIAPRAVGFNAGHLWQVDNTDAHSVSKALIRGRKMAAAYRDMLAEIQPASFAGAYVASTGTLMGTRESRRIIGDYVLTVDDYVSRRSFEDEICRNSYFIDVHGTEKEEKSEGVSAQTITLYGPGESHGIPYRCLTPRGLRNVLVAGRSISCERRVLGSVRVMPVCLAMGEAAGLAAALAALADGDVHAVDVARLRGRLREEGAYLPVMSAAANRGDVR; encoded by the coding sequence ATGAAGAGCAGGGAAATCCCGCTGAATACTTCCTATGAGGTGATCGTCGTCGGGGGCGGACCGGCGGGCTGCACCGCCGCGGCATCGGCCGCGCGGGAAGGGGCGAAGACACTGCTGATCGAGGCCACCGGAAATCTCGGCGGGATGGGAACGTCGGGGCTGGTCCCGGCATGGTGCCCGTTCTCGGATAAGGAGAAAATGGTCTACCGCGGGCTGGCGGGGAAGGTGTTCGAGACGCTGAAGGCACAAATGCCCCATGTGAAGCCGGAGGCGCTGGACTGGGTGCCGATCGAGCCGGAAAAGCTGAAGGTTGTCTATGACGAACTAGTGACGGAGGCCGGCGCCGATGTGCTGTTCCTGACGTCGCTGGCCGAGGTGGAGACGGACGGGCAGGGGAACGTGACGGCGATTGTCGCCTTGAACAAGGGCGGGCTGCAGGCGTTCCGGGCACCGGTGTATATCGATTGCACGGGTGACGGGGATGTCGCTGCCTGGGCAGGGGCGGAGTACCGGAAAGGCGACAGCGCCACCGGCGATCTCCAGCCTGCAACTCACTGCTTCATCCTTGGCAATGTAGACGAATACGCTTATCTGAACGGGCCGCTTCTCCATAAAGAGAACCCGCGAAGCCCGATCCATGAAGCGGTGGCCTCGGGCCGATACCCGGACGTACCGGACACGCATCTCTGCAACAATCAGATCGCGCCGCGCGCCGTCGGCTTCAACGCCGGCCATCTGTGGCAGGTGGACAATACGGATGCCCATTCCGTATCCAAGGCGCTGATCCGGGGGCGGAAAATGGCCGCCGCCTACCGCGACATGCTGGCTGAGATCCAGCCGGCCTCCTTCGCGGGCGCCTATGTCGCCAGCACCGGCACGCTGATGGGCACACGCGAATCGCGGCGGATCATCGGGGATTACGTGCTGACGGTGGATGACTATGTCTCCCGCCGGAGCTTCGAGGATGAGATCTGCCGCAACAGTTATTTTATCGATGTGCACGGCACCGAGAAGGAGGAGAAGAGCGAGGGGGTCTCGGCGCAGACGATTACGCTGTACGGGCCGGGCGAATCGCACGGCATTCCCTACCGCTGCCTGACGCCGCGCGGTCTGCGCAATGTGCTGGTGGCCGGGCGGTCCATTTCCTGCGAGCGCCGGGTGCTCGGCAGCGTCCGCGTCATGCCGGTCTGTCTCGCGATGGGTGAAGCCGCCGGATTGGCCGCGGCGCTCGCCGCCTTGGCGGACGGTGATGTGCATGCGGTCGATGTCGCAAGGCTGCGGGGCCGTCTGCGGGAAGAAGGGGCCTATCTGCCGGTAATGTCTGCCGCCGCGAACAGGGGAGATGTGAGATGA
- a CDS encoding carbohydrate ABC transporter permease — MSQHATVQKQLAAREKKTYWTRRRREQLAGWLFIAPEVIGMLVLAVFPLIFSLGLSLTEWNLVGGLSAIKFIGLDNFAELFRDDRFLQALKNNIGFTVGTVPVTMLLGVVFAAIIHKKLYFKNYFKVAFFVPYICSTVAIAAVWSALYHPSKGPLNQLLIQLGASDPPRWLVDTSWSLVAIMVIYIWQLLGYQIIIFMAGMTNIPDELYEAATIDGATGIQQFRRITLPLLGPTTFFLAITSIISSFKVFDMIKFLTNGGPNYSSTVIVYQIYEEGFQHFRMGYASAMSWILFLIIMLVTSLTWITQSRKVHY; from the coding sequence ATGAGCCAACATGCAACCGTACAGAAGCAGCTGGCGGCCAGAGAGAAGAAGACTTACTGGACGCGCCGGCGGCGCGAACAACTGGCCGGCTGGCTGTTCATCGCGCCTGAGGTGATCGGCATGCTCGTCCTCGCTGTGTTTCCGCTCATTTTCAGCTTAGGCCTCAGTCTGACCGAGTGGAACCTGGTCGGCGGCCTGTCCGCCATCAAGTTTATCGGACTTGATAATTTTGCCGAGCTGTTCCGGGACGACCGGTTCCTTCAGGCGCTGAAGAACAACATCGGCTTCACCGTCGGCACCGTGCCGGTCACGATGCTGCTCGGCGTCGTCTTTGCCGCGATCATTCACAAGAAATTGTACTTCAAGAATTATTTCAAGGTGGCGTTCTTCGTTCCCTATATTTGTTCGACGGTCGCGATTGCCGCGGTGTGGTCGGCGCTCTATCATCCATCCAAGGGACCGCTTAACCAGCTGTTGATCCAGCTTGGCGCCTCTGATCCGCCGCGCTGGCTGGTTGACACAAGCTGGTCGCTCGTCGCAATCATGGTGATTTATATCTGGCAGCTGCTCGGCTACCAGATCATCATTTTTATGGCGGGGATGACCAATATCCCGGATGAGCTCTACGAGGCCGCGACGATCGACGGCGCGACCGGCATCCAGCAGTTTCGGCGGATCACGCTGCCGCTGCTTGGGCCGACGACTTTTTTTCTGGCGATTACCAGCATCATCTCTTCGTTCAAGGTATTTGACATGATCAAGTTCCTTACCAATGGGGGACCCAATTATTCCAGCACGGTCATTGTATACCAGATTTACGAAGAAGGATTTCAGCATTTCCGGATGGGCTACGCTTCCGCTATGTCCTGGATATTGTTCCTGATCATTATGCTCGTGACTTCGCTGACCTGGATCACCCAGAGCCGGAAGGTTCATTATTAA
- a CDS encoding AraC family transcriptional regulator, with protein MKSSLKENSIHGTPSFPLHIYSKVRKTDYYVGYHWHEELEFIYVEEGEIEVTINSEIIHVSKGDFVFINSGDLHQVTSNGPSIHHAIVFHPQLLNFEYPDICQQAIIKPITSGALQFPCGIHLDKESKEELSGKLRNIIAIKKGGNKLSSLRIKVILLQVIDLLYERKLFLENRLHTKVKQEKIKKVILYIEEHYNDKIFLEDLASLVGMNKNYFSKYFQIAVGKNPVTYINEYRCEKAAKLLKNSELKVLEISLMVGFENFSYFIRKFREYKHYSPSQYRKMVYDN; from the coding sequence ATGAAATCATCTTTAAAAGAAAATTCTATTCATGGCACTCCGTCTTTTCCGTTGCATATATACAGTAAGGTACGTAAAACCGATTATTATGTAGGGTATCACTGGCATGAAGAATTAGAATTTATTTATGTTGAAGAAGGAGAAATAGAGGTGACGATCAATTCAGAAATCATACATGTTTCCAAAGGAGATTTTGTTTTTATCAATTCTGGAGACTTGCATCAAGTTACCTCAAACGGTCCATCCATTCATCATGCTATTGTTTTTCATCCCCAGTTATTGAATTTTGAATATCCAGACATATGCCAGCAAGCTATTATCAAGCCGATTACCTCGGGCGCCTTGCAATTTCCTTGTGGCATACATTTAGATAAGGAATCAAAAGAGGAGTTATCAGGAAAGTTACGAAATATCATTGCCATAAAAAAGGGGGGAAACAAGCTCTCATCCTTGCGTATTAAAGTGATTCTCCTTCAAGTCATCGATCTTTTATATGAAAGAAAACTCTTTCTGGAAAATCGACTTCATACAAAAGTCAAACAAGAAAAAATCAAAAAAGTGATCCTATATATTGAGGAACATTACAATGATAAAATTTTTCTTGAGGACTTAGCTTCGCTTGTAGGAATGAACAAAAATTATTTTTCAAAATACTTTCAAATAGCTGTAGGGAAAAATCCAGTTACGTATATTAATGAATACCGATGTGAAAAAGCAGCGAAACTGCTAAAAAATAGCGAGTTGAAAGTTTTAGAGATTTCCTTGATGGTGGGTTTTGAAAACTTCAGCTATTTTATTCGTAAATTTAGAGAGTACAAGCACTATTCTCCGTCGCAATATAGAAAAATGGTTTATGATAATTAA